GCCCACaggcaaaagagaggaacgcccacacaggagagacgaacgagatGCCGGCAGCAACAAGAGCATATGGccgcaaagagagagaggtgaagagagagagaaatgccTTGAGAAACTGAAAGAGAGAGTTCAAGGTGGAACtagagagaaactgagagCGATACAGCTGGCGGGGCTtgagggaagacgaaacgcTAAAAGGAAATCTTTTTTATTTTTCTCGGATCGCAGTCGAAGAAACCTGCTGCTGTCTGAAGGGGGTTGAGTAtgtcgtgtcttctctctgtcactgGGATCCGTTGAAGGCGTTTTAGCTCTGATTGTTTCCTCTTTGATTCCGTTTACTGTGTACCATTTCTGTCATCTGCGTCCACTCTGCCCCCGAGTCTTGGTTTTGTGAAAAGCCGTCCAGTGGTCGGCAGAGAGCTGCGGACGAGGAGcttgcctgcatgcagtctcccggggagaagagagaaagttTGCCTCTCCGGCGACGCAACACTCCGAACGATTAGGCGCGAGTAAACGCACTACGAAATCGCCTAAAAATCAAACGGCACAGCCCCAGGGGCCGCCAGAAGAACAGTGGCTCGGAGTCTCTCTTTTATAtgtacatctatatatatatatatatatgtaaatgaATTATAGAGTTATGTTACAGGTAGAGAGGCATGtagtgtatatatatatatatagatatatagatatatataccgATTGCGTCTGTGGCTGTCTAATCAGCCTCAGACGAGCAGACGAGGGAGgggaacaggaagaaaaacaagaagagggCAGATGGGGAGAACAGGAAGTTGGCCAAGAGgacgaaggtgaagaagagagaggagaccaagagaggacgaacgaGGAACGGACGGctacgaggaagaaacgcttGCAGCGAAGGGATTCTTGAAGACGTCGTTGAGCTTGACGCGGATCCAAAGGAGGCTGATACAGTCTTGTCCACTTCCGAGGAGATGCCAGTCtccgctctttctcctcgattCCTTTTCCAGTCCAGTTTGTGTCGTCTTGCGTCCATCCGAGTGTTCGATTGCAGGTTCTTCGtggtctcgctcttcctccctttcctcttggCTTTCTGCTCTGCCTTGCGTCGACGCGAATTCTTCGGGAGTCGCGTCTGCGGTCGCGCGTCTACCGGCAGCGCTGGTCGCTGTTGCCGTTTCGATCGCCTCCAGAAGTTCTTCGCTCATCTCCGGTTGGCTGGCGATGCTTAtcgacttttctctccacgcgcgccaaactgcatgcaaacctacagcgaagaaaaggagaagaggagaggacgcaCATGGTCAATTTGTTTGCCTCGAACGCATCTGCCTCTTCCCGAAAGACCGCtcacgtatatatatatatatatatatatacgaatttcacgtatatatgtatatatatatatatatatatatatgtggatttgttctgtgcatgcatattcTGTAGAGAGTAGGGGGTCAGGCTTCAGGACTCGAAAACCGAGTGGCGAAGCGCGACCGTCCGGCCGAGCGTGGAGGCGCGAACCAAGTCGATAAACGATGAAACTCCACTTGCGCTTCCGAgtgtgcatgcgaaaaaCCGAGttcgagacagaagacgctgAGTAGACAGCCGCGCTGTCGAAGCCTCCAGATCAGAATCTCTTGCGCAACAAATGGAGTGAGAACTGCGGTGTCGCGAGCACCGGAGAGAGACCAGGTGGAGACGTCATGCGATGGCACCCAGCTCCTGGGCGACAGAACTCGAAACACCGGAACAGCCACCGAACGGCCGGCGAGTCTCTGTTTGCTGGCGTCTGCCTCACCATCTTCAACTCGGACTTCGTCgctcctctccgtttcgtctctccactctcctgcttcctctgcgcgCGGAGTCTCTGCATTTGTTTCTCGGTTTCCGGCTTGCTTCGCACTGTGTTCTGCCTCGAGggcgcgttcttctccgcgcgCCTCCGTCCGCGAGACTGCATCTTTgagtttctctgcctccgtcgctgtctcctccagcaGACGCCAGgcgtggaagaagaactgcCTGTTCGCTCGCGCCAGCGCGTCTCGCGCTTTCGCGTTCTGCGCCTCGtccatctgcttcttcgactcTCTGTCCAACTCTCGAAAGGCGCCCCAGGTACTGAGTCTCTCTGAAAAACAACCGCTCCAGAGCTCGGAACTGCGCCTGCGTTTCCGAGCTTTGCGGATGTCCGCCGACGGCGAACGCGTCTCCGAGtctctgaggaacatttctttctcgcgcctccctGGAGCGCTTCCCCAACGCCTTCCGTCCACTTTCGCTTCACACGCTGCCTCACAACATGCCCTCGCcggctctctctcgttcatCTCTCCTTgcgtctgcgcctctcctccttcggcATGTCCACCTGCAGAGGgcagcgccttctctcgtGAAACGCGGGGAGGCCTCGTGGGCAACCGAGGTGGACGTACACCCGGCGTCGACGACTGGTCGATCCAGAGGCCggcgtacagacacctggCGAGGAAGTCGTCGTCTTCGAAGCCCCAGCCGGGATACCGCACAGACCAGGctgagagacgcaggagcaAACAACGCGCGGTGTCCATCTTTGTCGAAAATCGGCACTCCTGTTCACAGCTCTCGGAGAGGCTTCAGCACAATCCGACGCATGCTTCACAGATGGAAAGCAggtctttgcatgcaccgatGGGCTTTCAAACTTGCGTTCGGGGTCCATCACACTCGCACATGGCGGCCTCTATGGTTCTAAATTTCAGCTCGTTTTAGTTTTCAGACGCAGCTCTTTTGTcgttgagagaagaaggacaacCTCCTTAAGCAAGACATCCGACTCTTTGCGACACAGACTTCAAAgccttccttctgcctcgttGCAGGCATCTACACAAAACCTCTCTATCACTACATATCTGTGTACATATGcaatatgtatacacatatatatatatatatatatatatatatatatatagatagatagatatagatatctTTTTATATTGATCTGTGTACCTCGATCTTGCTTTGTCTGTCTATTTCTCTATTTCTGTCTATCCGCTTATTAGTTACGTCTTTCTaggtttgtctctctgtctagaTCTATCTACATCTGTCCAcatctcgctgtctctctccatctaTCAACGTATATAGCTTTCTACAggtatatacgtatgtgcGCACAAACATGTATATGGATGTAAACACCGTTCCAGAGATGGGTGAGACTACGGTGGAAAGTGGAGGGGTGATACTCAAAAGGCATTGACGGATGCATAGAGCTAGCATTTGCATCGTCATGATTGACGGTATAGAGGGAGAATGCGACAGAGCGGCCGACCGCGAGGGAAACGCAAATACGTGGATAGATCCATAGTGGTAGCTCggcaaacagaaaaagaaacctATGTTCACAGGCATGGATAGACATGCATAGGTAGGCAGGGGAACAGGGCACCGAGGTCCGCAAAGACGATTTATTGATGAGTTCACATCAATTTCAGAGATTCCAGTTGGATTACCCCGAGCGCGAAGGAAGTCGATGCAGCGAAGAACGACAACGCCGCCGAGACACCAGCGGTGTCCGTACAGCTGACGAACGCATTTCGGCGGTGGAGAGGGGAAGTACGCGCCTGCGAGAAGACAAGCCAGAACAAATGTTGAGTTTATCAGCCGGTGGCGGACTTTGAGGCGCTCGTCTCATACCCGAGCTCTCCCTgcctcttgttttttcttcgtttctcctttttctctctccgtccgtCGCAGGCTTACATGGGCGGTTGTCGCGGTAGAGAAAGTCGTCGTAGCGGCCTCTAGGAACGACGTCGACATCAtgaaaacaaaagaaaaactGTTTTGCACTCTTGAGAGCGGTCGCGGCAAaggtctgcgtctcctcccttccccGTTGTtgccctccttcttctttgtctggGTCTGCTCTCTTGGATTCCTGGAATGTCTGTCGACTGTTGCGGAGTGCGTCGGTGCCccgttcgtcttcttcctccgccaCTGCTTCGCCAGGCGGACGCGCGTCCGCAGCTTCGTTTCGACCTTCgcatttctctgtctctctctgcgaagAGCGGCGCCTCGCCATATCCTCCCGGGGAAAGGATCTTCTGGAGTCTGGTCGCGGcgtgttctcctctcttctttcgcgccGAGcagcggaaggagaaggcgcgcgaggagaagaggaagcgaaagcaggggaagaagaagaaggtcgtGACCGCGAAACGGGGAGATGACTCGCGTTGTCCAGGATCCACGAAACTGCTGCATTGAAGAGAGCTCCTGTGGAGGAAGGGCAGATTCGAAAAAGACAGATGAAGCAAGGAACTCGTGAACTGCGGAGCAGTGCCTGAGGCAAGGCTGCTCCCAGCCAGCAGCCACAGCACTCAGTCGcacaaacagaagaaaacgcgttccCTAGAAACGCGGAACGCACAAGCGCCAGACGCTttgagaaactcgagaaactGTTTCTGGAAGGACAGGAAAACCAAGTGACAAGCAATCGATGAAGGAATGTCCTTTAAACAGCGCTGACGCATCTtgaaaaaaagaaggcgCTTGCAGACCTACTAGACTCACTGTGATTCTCCACTCGAAACGTCGAAAGAACCGCGACTGTCAGGGACAAACTTCTatgtagacagagagacagacagaaaggtCGAAAGATAGAAATCGAGATGGAGAGTGATAGACGGACAGAAAGGTGGATCGGAAATGTTCCAACAAGGAAACTGCGCATCGCGCACAAAGAAAgtcagagaaaacgcaacagATAGAAGAAAGGACCTCTAGAATGTACAAAAGTGTACACAAAAGGAAGGAATAAACCGAGGCGTCTATGGTGTCAAAACCGATTTTTCTTCCCCACTCATTTCCCTCTGAGACGATTTGacgctcttctgtctccctccacTGTGGCCACCGAGCTGTCGAGACAGCAAAACGCCGTTCGAATTGTTTTCGAGTTTCTGGtatcgttgcatgcatggcTACATCGGCGAAAACCTGGTGACCTCTCACCTTTGTTGAAGGGATGAGCATCCGCCTGTTCCGCGATGACAATGGCACAACGGGGCTGGTAGTTGGGCCGTCGGACAGACGTCATCACAGAACGAAGATACGTCGACATGGAGGGGATCCACTGAAGCAGCTGTgaccttctgtctctgtacgCGACAATGACGAAGAGAATCTCGAGGTCTCTTTCAcggtcctcttcttcctccacctGGTCGCGTTCTTGGTCGTCGTCTTGCAgcttgtcttcttcatctctcacGTCAACTTCTTGTTCCCTCCttgagtcttcttcttcgagatCTTCTTCCAcatcctcctctctcgcttcttctctctcacgtTCGTCGTTGTCCTGCATCGGCGGCCCGGTCCTTGCTTCCGGCATCTGCGCGCCTGGGTCCAAACGAGACGGCGGCGTTCGTCCTCGTTCGGCGTCTCGCaggcctctgtctccacaaGGAAGGAGGACCTTCCCGTCGTGGCGGCCCGCGCCTCCTGACGAGGCGTTCGTACACCTCAGCTCAGGCGCGCGTCGGCGTTCTAGACGCGAAGCGAAGGTGCAAGCGAACGGCGACGGCCTCTTCAGAGTGCCGTCTCCACTTCGCGAGACTCTGTCGGCATTCTGCGCCCTCCCCTGTGGCTCGGACTCCACGCCGGACTCGGCAGgttcgcgcatgcaagagTTGGCGGCGCTGGAGGAGCGCGGCGTTctcggagacgccgagagtGCCCGAAAGGAGacggcagaagaaggcaaaacgGGTGAAagggcagaggagacggaggcgcatgcagtgtcgGAAGACGGACGAGACGACGCACCAGATGAATCTGCCTGAGACAAGTTGGATAACGGCTTCTGTGAAGCAGGTCGAGAGGATGGAGACGCTCCTGCTGCGAGCGAGGTCGAAGTCACCGTCACACGTCCAgacttcgtctttcctctctctctagaAGATTCTTGCGAACCAGGGAAGGGATTCGGAATGAAGAGCCGATAAATCaactctttcgcttcttcagcagtgaatcgacagaaacgagacgaCTCGGACTCCGAggtcgaggaggaagaatctgatgctcttccttcttccgtAGGAACACTGTCTTTGTTTCCCTCCATCGCTCCTCTCCGGTGTCTGCCGAGGAAGCCAAAGTCAGGTCTCCTTGGTCGCGACCTCTGCATTTCGACGCCTGCACTTTGTTCGCAGTTCGATatcctcctttcttctctcggtccCCCAACGACGGCCGCGTCGCGctggcggcgagaagaaggccgacGTAGAGaccctctctcgcgtctggcgctgcgtctgctgctgcGTCTGATGCTGCGCTGTGTTGTGTTCCCCAAGAGTATGCGCCGGACGCAGGATCTCTCTAATCCCCGCCGCGCAGAGACGAGCTGCGACTCACGCTTCAGTCCTCGTGATGCGTCGCATCGCGTCGTTCGCATCGGTGTTGAGGTTCGCGGAGGTCGCGCGCGAAGAAGTCCAGCTGATGAGAGGACGCTGATGTAGGGCATGtggaaaggacgagaagcTCATGTCGAGGACGTCTCTCCTATTTTTCTCGAGAGCCTCAGATGCAACGGCGGGGAGGCTCTCAGGCAGAActccttcgacttctcaagcttcttcgcgcgaaagcagagaagctcCGGAAAACTTGCTGCTCGCGAGGTGCCTTGGATGTCTCCaaaagggggagaaaaggaaaaactcCCAAGACGAGAAGGTAACGCCAgatgctgtctctgcttctggaGTCGAAatgcctgcatgcatccgtgccgcatgcacgcgtttttttcgatggATTCAAGGAAGAAATCATCTTTCCTCTCGACCAGATCTTCTTCgatctctttcctttcctgtgTGTCTGAGCTCTCTTCCTGgccgtcttctcccgccATTTCTGCCCTTTTTCAATTCCTCTTCTGCGGCTCCCGGCTCCCCAGCTGGCAGGTGACCTTGCCGGCGTGAGTGcttcgaaggagagaaaaggcgaagagggagaagtgagaaacagaggaaacaagagagcAAGACAAAACGACAAGGAATGGCACAGTAAAAGGACGACGACGGCGAAGGACACAAAAAACAGGGCAGGACGCTGCCTCatgagggagagaaaccgactgaggacaggagagaaaaccagagagagagacccaGATGAATAACCGGCGAGAGAGAAtaagaaaaagacaaagagacggagcaagagaggcagagccgcCCTCTGCGAATGCGGGGAGAGTTGACTGCAGAAGGACATTCAGACACAATGGAAAGTCCAGCTCGAAAACTCCACCTCCCTGCGGAGGAGACCCTCTGTCGTagctcctctttctcttcttccccttctcctttgtctgcctcttcctcccattcgtcgtcttcatcctctccatcttcctcttgttcgtcttcctcctcttttctctcttcttgtaACCTTTCTCATCTTCGTTTCCGCCGCttcccgcgtctccttccactGTCTGTTGTCGATCGGGTCTCAGAAAGGCTGCGGtacctttcttcttctcggtcttcctTCCACGttcgttctcgctcttctctctcttctgcgtccgtttcttcttgctttccATCGagttgctcttctctctggcaggtgtctcctcgagaggcgtggagagcgagagacgctgcGTATGAGCAGGCCGTTGAAGATCTGCGCGACCTCGAAGAGCGACAGCAGATCCTGATgagggagagggaaaaaTGCGAGACCGACATACAAGCCTTGTTGAAAAGCACCCTATCTGAACCGTACAGCGTCTTTACACTTCGGTACTTCCTCGACGGCTGGCCGGAACTCACTGTCCTCGTAAGAAACGGTTTCTGCTCCATCGTCAGGTGTATCTGCACTGCCCGCGTTCTGGTCGGTCTCATGTTTGGGTCTCTTGTCTTGtggttttcttccttcgacTCTTATCTGTCGCTGCcgctctcccttttctctcggctctcttctcccgtaTCTTCGGCGTGACCtcaccgtcttctctccctgcttccGTGTAAAtggctctctcgctcttcaggCCTACGACGGCGACGTCTGTgctggcgcatgcatttgcaaggttgacgagaaggcgagaagttCGTCCCTGGCGGACTTGCccctgttctccttctccagtcCGAGAAGCGACCGAGCCGCGAGTCTCAGGACTTCCTCGTCGACAGAGATTGCTTGCGAGCAAGAGACACGAGCGCAGTTCCTCGACGACCAAGAACAACGGGGAGCTGTCAGCTGCGAAGCCGCGCGAAGCCGACAGGCAGCTGTGGGGAAAGGGTACATTGCCatgctgtctgtacacccgaacTACCGGCGACGGGGCCTGGCCGCCCATCTCGTTCAGACAGCTCTGGAGGTAATGCGAagcaggaagcgaagaaactcaGTTGAAACGATTCCATCTGGAGAGGAGTCTGGGGACAAGATAGAAGCTCTGCAGCTACTCACCTCCGCTGCGTTTCGGGAGGTAACGGACAGCCAGATGCTGcgacaggaagcgacagagcaTGCGGATCATGAACGaggacaggaaaaagaagaagagaaaacggaggaggaaacgacagGGAAGGTGGTGAGTTGCCGCATCGAAACTGAAGCTGGAAACGAAGGCGCGCTGCGGCTGTacgagtctctctctttcgttaGAGTCGCACGCATGCAACGGTTCTATTTGAACGACAGCGACGCCTTCAAGCTCTCGAGGTCTTTCGAAAACGAACAAGCTTGCTCAAGCACAAACAAGGAAGCAACCAGAGAGAATCGACTCCAAAAGCTTCTCAGCACATCCACTTGCTGGTGGTAGTAAAACAGCGGCGTCACTCAAGACATGCATCTATtccaaatgcatgcatatatacatatatatatatatactcaaCTATGTGTATCTGTACactcaaatatatatatatatatatatttatatattcgTATATACAGACATAGCTGTCTACGAATAAGTCTCAATGAATATATAGAGAGACTAGTGCACcatatatgcatctatatgtgtatagataggtagatagGCAGATGCGTAAGTGTTTATCTTCGTACGTATATATAATTAGTTCTATCTGTTTCTGtatgcgtatatgtatatacatgtatatatgtgtatatatgtgtatttatgtgtatatatgtgtatatatatgtatatttatgtatatacatgtatatatgtgtatatatgtgtatatatgtgtatttatgtgtatatatgtgtatatatgtgtatatatatgtgtatttatgtgtatatatatgcatgtgtttatgcatgtatatgtagaaCGGTGTGTCAGTGTGTCCTGTGTTTTCTGCTGGCGATGAGGAGAGCAACAGCATCCGCATATGTCTTTTCTGTAGAAGAGAGGTGAATTCGCGTTGAATAAAGTAAGAGTGAAGAgtgcaatggaatttcggaCTCCGCGAATCTTTTAATCTGATTCACTCCTGGAAAGCCGACCTCGAATCCAGAGCCTTTCACAATATCAGGAGCTTCACCCGTCGCGTTTGCTGCGTTGCTGCGAAGCCAGTCTCGGCCTGGAAGGCGGAAAGCCTTTCAGGGAAGAAGCAACCGAGATTATGAGAAAGAGTAGAAAGAATGTCCATCTCGAGATGTACCTAGAGAGAACTGGTAGACAGACATATGTATCCTAGAAGTTGAAATACCACCATATATGTGGAGAGATACAGATAGCGGTGTAGAGAAGGAGTGATCCAGTTACATAAACACATATTTTAAAAACTAAaatatgtacgtatatatacttaAAATCATGCACTATTCAGCAGGAAGATGTACAGAGAGTGGCTTTAGGTgtgtgtatttatatatatatatatatatatatatatttgtatgcgtatgtatatatatatatatatatatatatatatataaatgcgTACATATGcgcatatgtatgcatgcacatgtatgaAGAGAGAGTTAATAAAAGGGTGgcgccgaggaagagaggaagaagcggagaagactGGCAGGAAAGAAGCTGGGGAAAGACTCGAGAAAAGGGGAGGCCTTGTGAgtggcgagaggaaggagcaACGTCGAAAAAGTATCGTCTCCCGCGCCTCGGATTCGagctgtctcgacacctcGC
This genomic interval from Toxoplasma gondii ME49 chromosome VIIb, whole genome shotgun sequence contains the following:
- a CDS encoding acetyltransferase, GNAT family protein (encoded by transcript TGME49_259070); the protein is MRGELTAEGHSDTMESPARKLHLPAEETLCRSSSFSSSPSPLSASSSHSSSSSSPSSSCSSSSSFLSSCNLSHLRFRRFPRLLPLSVVDRVSERLRYLSSSRSSFHVRSRSSLSSASVSSCFPSSCSSLWQVSPREAWRARDAAYEQAVEDLRDLEERQQILMREREKCETDIQALLKSTLSEPYSVFTLRYFLDGWPELTVLAYDGDVCAGACICKVDEKARSSSLADLPLFSFSSPRSDRAASLRTSSSTEIACEQETRAQFLDDQEQRGAVSCEAARSRQAAVGKGYIAMLSVHPNYRRRGLAAHLVQTALEVMRSRKRRNSVETIPSGEESGDKIEALQLLTSAAFREVTDSQMLRQEATEHADHERGQEKEEEKTEEETTGKVVSCRIETEAGNEGALRLYESLSFVRVARMQRFYLNDSDAFKLSRSFENEQACSSTNKEATRENRLQKLLSTSTCWW
- a CDS encoding hypothetical protein (encoded by transcript TGME49_259080), whose amino-acid sequence is MPYISVLSSAGLLRARPPRTSTPMRTTRCDASRGLKRESQLVSARRGLERSCVRRILLGNTTQRSIRRSSRRSARRERGSLRRPSSRRQRDAAVVGGPREERRISNCEQSAGVEMQRSRPRRPDFGFLGRHRRGAMEGNKDSVPTEEGRASDSSSSTSESESSRFCRFTAEEAKELIYRLFIPNPFPGSQESSRERGKTKSGRVTVTSTSLAAGASPSSRPASQKPLSNLSQADSSGASSRPSSDTACASVSSALSPVLPSSAVSFRALSASPRTPRSSSAANSCMREPAESGVESEPQGRAQNADRVSRSGDGTLKRPSPFACTFASRLERRRAPELRCTNASSGGAGRHDGKVLLPCGDRGLRDAERGRTPPSRLDPGAQMPEARTGPPMQDNDEREREEAREEDVEEDLEEEDSRREQEVDVRDEEDKLQDDDQERDQVEEEEDRERDLEILFVIVAYRDRRSQLLQWIPSMSTYLRSVMTSVRRPNYQPRCAIVIAEQADAHPFNKGALFNAAVSWILDNASHLPVSRSRPSSSSPAFASSSPRAPSPSAARRERREENTPRPDSRRSFPREDMARRRSSQRETEKCEGRNEAADARPPGEAVAEEEDERGTDALRNSRQTFQESKRADPDKEEGGQQRGREETQTFAATALKSAKQFFFCFHDVDVVPRGRYDDFLYRDNRPCAYFPSPPPKCVRQLYGHRWCLGGVVVLRCIDFLRARAWSVRYPGWGFEDDDFLARCLYAGLWIDQSSTPGVRPPRLPTRPPRVSREKALPSAGGHAEGGEAQTQGEMNEREPARACCEAACEAKVDGRRWGSAPGRREKEMFLRDSETRSPSADIRKARKRRRSSELWSGCFSERLSTWGAFRELDRESKKQMDEAQNAKARDALARANRQFFFHAWRLLEETATEAEKLKDAVSRTEARGEERALEAEHSAKQAGNRETNAETPRAEEAGEWRDETERSDEVRVEDGLHAVWRAWREKSISIASQPEMSEELLEAIETATATSAAGRRATADATPEEFASTQGRAESQEEREEERDHEEPAIEHSDGRKTTQTGLEKESRRKSGDWHLLGSGQDCISLLWIRVKLNDVFKNPFAASVSSS